In the genome of Vibrio sp. NTOU-M3, one region contains:
- a CDS encoding STAS domain-containing protein, with protein MELKQIEASTTILTLMINGNLDADGSRDAQPHIDDVIANDCHQEIEIDFSNVEFLDSSGVGALVYLYKRLIERERNMRLENVTGQPLEIINLLRIGQAIPVNSRTH; from the coding sequence ATGGAACTTAAACAGATCGAAGCAAGCACCACCATCCTGACTTTAATGATTAATGGAAATTTGGACGCTGATGGTAGCCGTGATGCCCAACCTCATATCGACGATGTCATTGCCAATGATTGCCATCAAGAAATTGAAATCGACTTTAGCAACGTTGAGTTTTTAGATTCTTCAGGTGTCGGCGCACTTGTTTATCTCTACAAGCGCTTGATCGAACGCGAAAGAAATATGCGACTAGAAAATGTGACTGGTCAGCCTTTAGAAATCATCAACTTATTGCGGATCGGACAAGCGATTCCAGTGAACTCCAGAACACACTAA
- a CDS encoding nitroreductase family protein — MTSFFSFEQLVHERRSVRKYDSNAEFNHEHVAQALELATLSPNSSNMQMWEFHRVISEEKRTALADICMGQNAAKTANELVVFVVTPHNWKQRANYNASIIRNAFTGREDATAKRALKYYEKLIPFVYRNDALGIFGRMRQLFSAWAGRKKPMFREVRRQDLRVCLHKSVSLAAMTFMYAMREKGYDTCPMEGFDSKRAKKLLGLKRSDQICMIISCGVRAQDGIYSERHRVANDSVIFQH, encoded by the coding sequence ATGACATCATTTTTTTCTTTTGAACAGCTGGTTCACGAAAGACGTTCTGTACGTAAATACGATTCCAATGCAGAGTTTAACCATGAGCACGTCGCACAAGCACTTGAGCTAGCAACACTGAGCCCGAATAGCAGTAATATGCAGATGTGGGAGTTCCATCGAGTGATCAGTGAAGAGAAAAGAACAGCGTTGGCTGACATATGCATGGGACAAAATGCAGCGAAAACGGCAAATGAGCTCGTTGTATTTGTCGTGACGCCACATAACTGGAAGCAGCGCGCAAATTACAATGCATCCATTATCCGTAATGCTTTTACGGGACGAGAAGATGCAACAGCGAAACGTGCGCTGAAATACTATGAAAAGTTAATTCCTTTCGTATATAGAAATGATGCACTGGGCATATTTGGTCGTATGCGACAACTGTTTTCCGCATGGGCTGGGCGCAAGAAACCCATGTTTCGTGAAGTGCGTAGACAAGATCTACGTGTATGCCTGCACAAGAGCGTTTCCCTAGCAGCGATGACATTTATGTACGCAATGCGCGAAAAAGGCTACGACACATGCCCGATGGAAGGGTTTGATTCGAAACGAGCTAAGAAGTTACTCGGGTTAAAGCGCAGTGATCAGATTTGCATGATCATTAGCTGCGGTGTTCGCGCTCAAGACGGTATTTACAGTGAGCGTCATCGAGTCGCTAATGACAGCGTGATATTTCAGCACTAA
- a CDS encoding DUF3080 family protein, with the protein MYLKVVLICTVLTGCNWLGKTPAHQLEDYLTRISRVQGAPAAPLPKSSPIMLPLASELRQTIEPISLGLLESYELRKCGLFNLIAERNSVLGKVQDEFRNFDYQNRLITGLRICLEEDEISEELRERLKQIYQTKRSQLKLHLINLTFTSQAMTKQLNGAHWLTRQSYSELDHAFQTLLAHHTSVAKPLNSSELQAVVGIQEVLEKQRLIGNLTYSFVQATAWIDTIVTQLENNDNAIECGKNRDQTQFNYLKNILHNTYMKELQPYLAWLDAVYYDINPMIMMLQGFHPDYQYPLVHTHKAFQ; encoded by the coding sequence TTGTACCTAAAAGTTGTTTTGATTTGTACTGTTTTAACTGGTTGTAATTGGTTAGGCAAGACACCTGCTCACCAACTTGAAGACTACCTGACACGGATTAGTCGAGTTCAAGGTGCCCCAGCAGCCCCCTTACCTAAAAGTAGTCCCATCATGTTGCCCCTAGCGAGCGAACTAAGACAAACCATTGAGCCGATCTCACTTGGGTTGTTGGAAAGTTATGAATTGCGAAAGTGTGGGCTGTTTAATCTGATCGCAGAACGAAACTCAGTGCTTGGAAAAGTACAAGATGAATTTCGAAACTTTGACTACCAAAATCGCTTAATTACCGGTTTGAGAATTTGTTTAGAAGAAGATGAAATATCTGAAGAACTGAGGGAGAGACTTAAGCAAATTTATCAAACGAAACGGTCGCAACTTAAACTGCACCTGATCAATTTGACCTTTACTAGCCAAGCAATGACAAAACAATTGAACGGAGCACATTGGTTAACGCGACAAAGCTATAGCGAGCTGGATCATGCATTTCAAACGTTATTGGCTCATCATACCAGCGTCGCAAAGCCTCTTAACTCCAGCGAATTACAAGCTGTCGTAGGTATTCAAGAGGTTCTGGAGAAGCAACGCTTAATAGGAAATCTCACTTATTCATTCGTTCAAGCAACCGCTTGGATTGATACTATTGTCACACAATTAGAAAACAATGATAACGCCATTGAATGTGGGAAGAATCGAGACCAAACGCAATTTAACTACCTCAAGAACATCCTTCACAATACGTACATGAAGGAACTTCAGCCTTATCTGGCTTGGCTTGACGCCGTCTATTACGATATCAACCCCATGATTATGATGCTGCAGGGCTTTCATCCCGACTATCAATACCCCTTGGTTCATACTCATAAAGCATTTCAGTAA
- a CDS encoding DUF4434 domain-containing protein has protein sequence MATYQRKQYVRRAWRLLSSSFLIFILSGCNQHSESPSGAFYQPLNQDKTLKQQDWFSIAKTMERYELSQVVVQWTQYGDETFGGPSGWLALNLETLVDNDIQLWLGLYSDPNYFKRIHANVEQQKQYLTRYFEELEKSYQRWKPWIEQHQPKINGLYLPLELSDYDFVTQQQRDLITNVLAQQVKKYPMPLMVTLYLAANNDPDVIRKWTKEIRQAGITLYVQDGAGTQSLSGEQRRNYLNSLSCETGLVREVFVQEQQSSQFVAKKMNKQAFLKLVTQRSCHSSILFSLRYFPDNNPLKLVK, from the coding sequence GTGGCAACATATCAACGAAAGCAATACGTTAGAAGGGCATGGCGACTCCTATCTTCTTCGTTTCTCATCTTCATTTTAAGTGGATGTAATCAGCACTCGGAAAGCCCTTCTGGGGCTTTCTACCAGCCTTTAAATCAAGATAAAACGCTAAAACAACAAGACTGGTTCTCTATCGCAAAAACAATGGAGCGCTACGAACTCAGTCAGGTTGTGGTCCAATGGACCCAATATGGCGATGAAACTTTCGGCGGTCCATCCGGTTGGTTAGCTCTAAATCTAGAAACATTGGTCGACAATGATATCCAGTTATGGCTTGGGCTATATTCCGACCCAAATTATTTTAAGCGGATCCACGCTAATGTTGAGCAGCAAAAGCAATACTTAACACGTTATTTTGAAGAATTAGAAAAGAGTTACCAACGTTGGAAGCCTTGGATTGAGCAGCATCAGCCTAAAATTAACGGCTTATACCTACCACTTGAACTGAGTGACTATGACTTTGTCACGCAGCAGCAACGTGACTTAATTACTAATGTATTGGCGCAGCAAGTAAAAAAATACCCGATGCCTTTGATGGTCACGCTTTACCTTGCCGCCAATAACGACCCTGATGTCATTCGCAAGTGGACTAAAGAAATAAGGCAAGCAGGAATTACTCTATACGTTCAAGATGGTGCCGGAACGCAAAGCTTGAGTGGTGAGCAGCGACGCAATTACTTAAATTCACTGTCATGCGAAACTGGGTTGGTTAGGGAAGTTTTTGTGCAAGAGCAGCAATCAAGTCAGTTTGTAGCCAAGAAGATGAATAAGCAGGCGTTTCTTAAACTTGTTACCCAGCGAAGCTGTCACAGTAGTATACTGTTCTCCCTTCGGTATTTCCCCGATAACAATCCACTTAAGTTAGTCAAATAA
- a CDS encoding OmpA family protein — MRTLYYIALLAASFYLAGCASHAPQGRGGLAEHYADASFSPVMPDEPLGPEHGLRFDWKLAKLHLESLIREGAKWCFPAAVVQAIEKQNRIARELEGGLLLDAANDLVIQRKRLNQLELQLDYVTSQANCTPPSNQFQLTQQLAVIDQLFNLFNVDNQFAFNSTEINPKYMGHLAQSAHILREHPTLNLSVTGHADAIGGEEYNQQLAMERAKQVKRYLTIFGLSPSRITTQSLGASLPLFEGDSDATRLTNRRVSIEIISTQDNSASHSQGGFYEMD; from the coding sequence ATGCGAACTCTATACTACATAGCCCTACTTGCGGCCTCATTTTACCTAGCAGGTTGTGCGAGCCACGCACCACAAGGGCGCGGTGGCTTGGCGGAACATTATGCAGACGCTAGTTTCTCTCCTGTGATGCCTGATGAACCATTAGGTCCGGAGCACGGTCTGCGGTTTGACTGGAAGTTAGCAAAATTACATCTGGAGTCATTAATTCGTGAAGGGGCAAAATGGTGTTTCCCCGCAGCGGTTGTACAGGCAATAGAAAAACAAAATCGCATTGCACGCGAACTTGAAGGTGGATTATTGCTAGATGCGGCGAACGATCTGGTTATTCAAAGAAAACGCCTCAATCAACTTGAGTTACAGTTGGACTATGTAACATCTCAAGCAAATTGCACTCCGCCATCAAACCAATTTCAGTTAACGCAGCAGTTAGCCGTTATCGACCAGTTGTTTAATCTGTTTAATGTCGATAATCAATTTGCATTTAATTCCACTGAAATTAATCCCAAATATATGGGACACCTTGCCCAATCAGCCCATATTCTTCGCGAGCATCCCACATTGAATTTGAGTGTCACTGGACATGCCGATGCGATTGGTGGTGAAGAGTATAACCAGCAATTAGCGATGGAAAGAGCTAAGCAAGTTAAACGCTACCTTACGATCTTTGGCTTATCACCTAGCCGAATCACGACTCAATCACTTGGTGCCTCACTACCGCTATTCGAAGGGGATTCTGATGCTACCCGCTTAACCAATCGGCGAGTCAGCATTGAAATCATATCTACTCAAGACAATTCAGCGAGCCATTCGCAAGGAGGCTTTTATGAAATGGATTAA
- a CDS encoding SLBB domain-containing protein: MKWINLILVILFVGYVNTVKAQETKVQVGDLVQVNLPGEEALNKGFQVDKRGRITLPEVGQIYVAGYDENQLETSVKEALSKVFRDITNADVFIAQQQILISVQGYVNAPGEYTLPISTDIQTALHAAGGLRSGAQLDNMFLKRGGQKQRFNYKAFLDSGDDSMLPTLQSLDTLFVPASPLVGNIEQQFDAAKLANSGDSADNRRAIKVFGEVNAPGSFSYKDNTDLVDILMRSGGVTRYASVEQIRVISDNTPQLFNLKQYLDSGDESLLPTLTPGTTVFVPKQEEEIKSGANTVYIMGEVAHPGAYEGNKGATFMDILANAGGPTRFAESRQIRVLKANGKVIRFDLTAYTEGLNGTKPPQIKSGDAIFVPEKTDMNEKSWLKISPDRAVSVMGEVVRPGRIEWSDEMDLIDLLAHVGGPTLRADTSKIEVVTHTGKMVVFNLDDFIIKGAPSLELPQISAGSIVRIHDLPQDPSDNKSQWVRQSSDASIYVFGQVNAPGRYRFTKDMHFLDILSAADGPTKDADIHNIRITHRDKTYSQVSKLNLSLYFETGDENLLPNVTMGDTIYIPEKNKNWLDRSKESTVRVLGAVNNPGRYVFNDNMTILDILAEAGGPSDRAYLEKISIVNMSCCQGQARTFDLIEFSKTANIYHLPVLRAGDTIYIPDQNDSFMEKARVGLQDILRLATTIVLIGAL; the protein is encoded by the coding sequence ATGAAATGGATTAACCTCATTCTGGTCATCCTTTTTGTTGGCTATGTTAATACAGTAAAAGCCCAAGAAACCAAAGTACAAGTCGGTGATTTGGTGCAAGTCAATTTGCCCGGAGAAGAAGCACTAAATAAAGGGTTTCAAGTGGACAAGCGTGGCCGTATTACTCTGCCGGAAGTTGGGCAAATATACGTTGCAGGTTATGATGAGAACCAGCTCGAAACCAGTGTAAAAGAAGCATTAAGTAAAGTGTTTCGTGACATCACCAATGCCGATGTGTTTATCGCGCAACAACAAATTTTGATTTCCGTACAGGGTTATGTCAATGCACCGGGTGAATACACATTACCAATATCGACTGATATCCAAACTGCGTTGCACGCAGCTGGCGGACTGCGCTCAGGTGCGCAGTTAGACAATATGTTCTTAAAACGTGGCGGACAAAAACAGCGGTTCAATTACAAAGCATTTTTAGATTCCGGTGACGACTCTATGCTGCCAACGCTGCAATCACTCGATACTCTGTTTGTTCCTGCCTCCCCTTTGGTTGGCAATATTGAGCAGCAATTTGATGCTGCGAAGCTTGCCAATTCGGGCGACAGCGCCGACAACCGTCGAGCGATTAAAGTGTTTGGTGAAGTGAATGCACCTGGCTCATTTAGTTATAAGGACAATACTGACCTCGTTGATATTTTGATGCGCTCGGGAGGTGTCACTCGCTATGCCAGTGTTGAACAAATCCGTGTGATAAGTGATAACACACCACAGCTATTTAACTTAAAACAGTATCTCGATAGCGGTGATGAGTCTTTACTGCCCACACTCACTCCGGGCACCACTGTATTTGTACCCAAACAAGAAGAAGAGATTAAATCTGGGGCAAATACCGTCTACATCATGGGGGAAGTTGCACATCCAGGAGCTTACGAAGGTAACAAAGGTGCAACGTTTATGGATATACTCGCGAATGCCGGCGGACCGACACGATTTGCGGAATCACGCCAGATCCGTGTGCTAAAAGCCAATGGTAAAGTGATTCGATTTGATCTCACTGCTTACACTGAAGGATTGAACGGCACCAAGCCCCCTCAAATAAAGTCGGGTGACGCGATTTTTGTTCCTGAAAAAACAGACATGAATGAGAAGTCGTGGTTAAAAATATCGCCTGATCGCGCCGTCAGTGTAATGGGTGAAGTGGTTCGTCCTGGGCGAATTGAATGGTCGGATGAAATGGATCTGATCGATCTTCTCGCACACGTTGGTGGGCCAACACTCAGAGCTGACACCTCAAAAATTGAAGTTGTAACTCACACTGGAAAAATGGTCGTATTTAATTTGGACGACTTTATTATCAAAGGCGCCCCTTCATTAGAACTTCCTCAAATCAGTGCGGGTTCTATCGTTCGCATTCATGATTTACCACAAGATCCCAGTGACAATAAATCTCAGTGGGTACGCCAAAGCTCAGATGCATCGATTTATGTCTTTGGTCAAGTCAATGCCCCAGGGCGTTATCGGTTTACCAAAGATATGCACTTCCTTGATATTTTATCCGCAGCAGATGGGCCAACAAAAGATGCAGATATACACAATATTCGCATTACTCACCGTGATAAAACGTACTCACAAGTAAGCAAGCTCAACCTGTCGCTGTATTTTGAAACCGGAGATGAAAACTTACTTCCGAATGTCACTATGGGCGACACCATTTACATTCCTGAAAAAAATAAAAATTGGCTTGATCGCTCTAAAGAATCCACGGTTCGTGTTTTAGGTGCCGTCAATAACCCTGGCCGCTATGTTTTTAACGACAACATGACCATTCTCGATATTTTGGCAGAAGCCGGAGGACCAAGCGATAGAGCCTATCTTGAAAAGATCTCGATCGTAAATATGTCTTGTTGCCAAGGACAGGCACGCACTTTTGACCTGATTGAATTCAGTAAGACCGCCAATATTTACCATCTGCCTGTGCTTCGTGCTGGCGACACAATCTACATCCCTGATCAAAATGACAGCTTTATGGAGAAAGCACGTGTCGGATTACAAGACATCCTTCGCCTAGCGACAACCATCGTCCTTATAGGAGCGTTATGA
- a CDS encoding DNA ligase, translated as MQLRLSLIAASMMAASVTQAHSPHDDLLPPFIAKAKTYQEGVAVTEYWKSEKLDGIRAIWTGSQLVTRGGKPIMAPKWFVEPLPQHPLEGELWAGRGNFHLVQQTVLDQKPVDASWKKIDFMLFDMPGAAGDYQKRYYNLIHFVSKADSDHIKYIEHTPIVSEKELFSHLDSVDGAKGEELILRKITSRYQAGRSSDLLKLKKHQDAEATVIGHKVGMGKYKGMMGALLVRLDSGLEFYIGSGFTDIQRQNPPPLGSTITFRYNGYTQNGIPKFARYLRERPE; from the coding sequence ATGCAGTTACGTCTTTCTCTTATCGCAGCCAGTATGATGGCTGCAAGTGTTACTCAAGCACATTCACCTCACGATGATTTACTCCCTCCGTTTATTGCTAAAGCAAAAACGTATCAAGAGGGAGTGGCCGTCACCGAATATTGGAAAAGTGAAAAACTGGACGGTATTCGTGCAATATGGACGGGATCTCAACTCGTCACGCGCGGCGGTAAACCCATCATGGCACCAAAATGGTTTGTCGAACCCTTACCACAGCATCCCCTAGAAGGGGAGCTATGGGCTGGCCGCGGTAACTTTCACTTAGTGCAACAAACCGTACTAGATCAAAAACCGGTGGATGCTTCTTGGAAGAAAATTGATTTCATGCTGTTTGATATGCCCGGCGCTGCGGGAGACTATCAAAAACGCTACTACAACTTGATCCACTTTGTGAGTAAAGCGGATTCTGACCATATCAAGTACATTGAACACACGCCGATCGTTTCAGAAAAAGAACTCTTTTCCCATTTAGATAGTGTTGATGGTGCAAAAGGAGAAGAGTTGATATTAAGAAAGATCACGAGCCGATATCAAGCGGGGAGAAGTAGTGATCTATTAAAACTAAAGAAACATCAGGATGCGGAAGCGACGGTGATTGGGCATAAAGTCGGTATGGGTAAATACAAAGGAATGATGGGGGCATTGTTAGTAAGGTTGGACTCTGGCCTTGAGTTTTACATTGGCAGTGGTTTTACTGATATTCAAAGGCAAAACCCACCACCATTGGGGAGTACTATCACCTTTCGATACAATGGATACACTCAAAATGGCATACCAAAATTTGCTCGTTATCTACGAGAACGGCCGGAATAA
- a CDS encoding glycosyl transferase family protein produces MSVFDIFVVYLFGLKYVLFVIMVALAICGLDDLIIDIYYWCRRFWRRNTVYKKYDRKQAADLYGKTEQPLAIMVPAWQEHGVIGKMAELAASRLDYENYQVFVGTYPNDPETQADVEKVCARYPNVHKVVCARPGPTSKADCLNNIIASIIEFEKKAKVEFSGFILHDSEDVLSSMELRLFNYLLPAKDLIQLPVYPYTRKWYQMTPAHYADEFAELHGKDVVVREAIAGQVPSAGVGTCFSRRAVLRLLVEGDGLPFDVQSLTEDYDIGFRLKQWGMNEIFVRFPVIDKEQITLKEEALGVSLREGSVVCVREYFPTTYSTAVRQKSRWIIGIVFQGMKNHKWTKDWKVNYFLWRDRRGLINNTVGFIAMLLLIQLVALSLYSLFVEDSYRFMSIISEDPTTKALLTLNFFLLMNRLTQRFYFVSQYYGYLEGALSILRLFWGNIINFSANLRALRQVIQQGDPRRVAWDKTTHDFPSVSTEGRKKPLGQILVEKGWIDEKTLNDAVINCPKYWLLGMHLVTSGHITNEQLSRAIANQCDAEFLASDPFSLDGHTVSLLPKKLALKYSVLPIAMEGETLVLGKESALSPVAHAAIKRRIKCPVKWVITTNGAVTLGLRYWYLDRKLLNPKIALKAEFERNVFSPEQWDRLYDHYFASQSQLGSCLLSARLIEPAVLNQAILAFETEDDVSLGQFLVERGYVTSDALEQALMLQKQQQMPLEQLVETCIKQPELN; encoded by the coding sequence ATGAGCGTTTTCGATATATTTGTTGTTTACTTATTTGGCTTAAAGTATGTGCTGTTTGTCATCATGGTTGCATTAGCTATTTGCGGCCTTGATGACCTCATTATCGATATTTACTATTGGTGTAGACGGTTTTGGCGAAGAAATACGGTTTATAAAAAATACGACCGTAAACAAGCGGCAGACCTATATGGTAAAACAGAGCAACCGTTAGCGATCATGGTTCCTGCTTGGCAAGAGCATGGTGTTATCGGCAAAATGGCTGAGCTGGCTGCTTCTCGTCTTGATTACGAAAACTATCAAGTCTTCGTCGGTACCTATCCAAATGATCCTGAAACCCAAGCCGATGTAGAAAAAGTTTGTGCAAGGTATCCCAACGTCCATAAAGTGGTTTGCGCACGTCCAGGGCCAACGAGCAAAGCGGATTGTTTAAATAACATCATTGCTTCTATTATCGAGTTTGAGAAAAAAGCGAAGGTCGAATTTTCCGGCTTTATTCTCCACGACTCCGAAGATGTTCTTTCGTCAATGGAGCTACGTTTATTCAACTACTTACTTCCTGCCAAAGATCTGATCCAACTTCCAGTTTATCCATATACCAGAAAATGGTATCAAATGACGCCAGCACACTATGCTGACGAGTTTGCCGAGTTGCATGGTAAAGATGTTGTTGTACGTGAAGCGATAGCAGGTCAAGTTCCCAGCGCAGGCGTGGGTACCTGTTTCAGCCGCCGCGCCGTTTTGCGCCTTCTGGTTGAAGGTGATGGCCTTCCATTTGATGTGCAATCCTTGACAGAAGATTACGATATTGGTTTTCGCTTGAAACAATGGGGAATGAACGAAATATTCGTTCGTTTTCCTGTTATCGATAAAGAACAAATAACGCTGAAAGAGGAAGCGCTAGGTGTCTCTTTGCGTGAAGGTAGCGTGGTTTGCGTAAGAGAATATTTCCCAACAACATACTCAACAGCAGTAAGACAGAAAAGCCGCTGGATCATTGGTATCGTGTTTCAGGGAATGAAGAACCACAAGTGGACCAAAGACTGGAAAGTGAACTATTTCTTGTGGCGAGACCGTCGTGGACTTATTAATAACACGGTTGGCTTTATTGCAATGCTGTTGCTGATCCAACTGGTTGCATTGTCTTTATATAGCTTGTTTGTGGAAGACAGCTATCGTTTTATGTCAATAATCTCAGAAGACCCAACAACTAAGGCTCTGTTAACGCTTAATTTTTTCTTGCTAATGAACCGACTGACGCAACGGTTTTATTTTGTCAGCCAATATTATGGTTACTTGGAAGGAGCGTTATCGATTCTTCGTCTCTTCTGGGGCAACATTATTAACTTTTCCGCTAACCTGCGTGCTCTTCGTCAAGTCATTCAACAAGGTGATCCTCGTCGGGTTGCATGGGATAAAACCACTCACGACTTTCCTTCAGTATCCACAGAGGGACGAAAGAAACCATTGGGCCAAATTCTAGTGGAGAAGGGATGGATAGATGAAAAAACATTGAATGATGCTGTGATTAACTGTCCTAAATATTGGCTCCTTGGTATGCACTTAGTCACATCTGGACATATTACTAACGAGCAATTAAGCCGTGCGATAGCCAACCAATGTGATGCGGAATTTTTAGCAAGTGATCCGTTTTCATTGGATGGTCATACCGTTAGTCTTCTGCCAAAGAAACTGGCTTTGAAATATTCAGTGCTTCCTATTGCAATGGAAGGTGAAACACTGGTGTTAGGCAAAGAATCCGCGCTTAGCCCGGTGGCTCATGCAGCAATCAAAAGACGCATCAAATGCCCTGTAAAGTGGGTGATCACAACCAACGGTGCGGTGACATTAGGTCTACGCTATTGGTATTTAGATCGAAAGCTGCTCAATCCCAAAATAGCATTGAAAGCGGAGTTTGAGCGTAATGTTTTTTCTCCTGAGCAGTGGGACAGATTATACGACCACTATTTTGCTAGCCAATCACAACTTGGTTCTTGTTTATTGTCAGCACGCTTAATTGAACCCGCTGTGTTGAATCAGGCTATTTTGGCATTTGAAACAGAGGATGACGTAAGTTTAGGGCAATTTCTGGTTGAAAGAGGATATGTAACTAGCGACGCCTTAGAACAAGCATTGATGTTACAAAAACAGCAACAAATGCCATTGGAACAACTTGTAGAAACATGCATCAAACAACCGGAATTGAATTAA
- the wecB gene encoding non-hydrolyzing UDP-N-acetylglucosamine 2-epimerase, translating to MAKDVLIVTGTRPEIIKMAPVYKEFKAQGYSIEWCHTGQHDTLAEQTFDVFSITPDYVFSRPEGNGLTNLLAGLMKNIESVIQAKKFDCVLVHGDTSSTLAGALTAFYNQVPFIGHVEAGLRSGNMQHPFPEESNRTLVAQIANLHFAPTKVARDALLHEGVPHEHILVTGNTAVDAQQYLLDSGKIIKQETNTVLVTAHRRENWASIPTICSAIKALSAQKPELEFVLATHPNPVVKEAVLSNVKDCQAIKVVEPLDYMELQQTLAQARLVLTDSGGIQEEAPTFGTKVVVLRETTERPEAVNMGLSQLAGATDVNRILNSALALLDEGNDPQAINPYGDGQSSSRIVEQIKLLLN from the coding sequence ATGGCTAAAGATGTACTGATTGTTACTGGCACTCGTCCAGAAATTATTAAGATGGCGCCAGTTTATAAAGAGTTTAAAGCTCAAGGGTATTCCATTGAATGGTGTCACACTGGTCAACATGACACGTTGGCAGAACAAACATTTGATGTATTTAGTATCACTCCTGACTATGTTTTTTCTCGACCTGAAGGGAATGGTTTGACGAATTTGCTGGCTGGTTTGATGAAAAATATTGAATCTGTCATACAAGCCAAGAAGTTTGATTGTGTGTTGGTCCATGGAGATACAAGTTCTACATTAGCAGGTGCGCTGACCGCTTTTTACAATCAAGTGCCTTTTATTGGTCATGTAGAAGCAGGGCTGCGTTCGGGCAATATGCAACATCCTTTCCCTGAAGAATCTAATCGTACCTTGGTCGCTCAAATAGCGAACTTGCACTTCGCGCCTACAAAAGTGGCACGAGATGCATTGTTGCATGAAGGGGTACCACACGAACATATTTTGGTTACTGGAAATACCGCAGTTGATGCGCAGCAGTATTTACTTGATAGCGGAAAGATCATCAAACAAGAGACTAACACAGTACTTGTGACTGCTCATCGTCGCGAGAACTGGGCGTCGATCCCTACGATTTGCTCAGCAATTAAAGCGTTAAGTGCACAGAAACCGGAATTGGAATTTGTACTAGCCACACACCCGAATCCAGTGGTTAAAGAGGCCGTACTATCAAATGTCAAAGATTGTCAAGCGATCAAAGTAGTAGAGCCATTGGACTATATGGAGCTTCAACAAACACTGGCTCAAGCGAGGTTAGTATTGACCGATTCTGGCGGTATTCAGGAGGAAGCTCCAACCTTTGGAACCAAAGTGGTTGTTTTACGTGAAACGACAGAACGGCCAGAAGCTGTGAATATGGGGCTATCTCAACTTGCGGGTGCGACGGATGTAAATCGAATTTTAAATTCAGCATTAGCGCTCTTGGATGAAGGGAATGATCCTCAAGCCATAAACCCATATGGCGATGGTCAATCTTCAAGCCGAATCGTAGAGCAAATAAAGCTACTACTAAACTAA